Proteins from a genomic interval of Candidatus Flexicrinis proximus:
- a CDS encoding tetratricopeptide repeat protein, whose translation MNLVERIAKWVGVDVTAVNRPELVAFRETMDAARASKRAEEYAEALDAFERAGKLCEQTGDVMALSVVRLHMADIYTRLGQFEDAQMYINLVLRSGDGVYPTAPRAYAKVALGVLQLARGEHDAARDTLDDAAATARKAKSPGAEGRAMGYLAGTYLRDGNASYAAHLLREALPKLNMAGDLELSAPFITMLAEALLATGETVEADTLLSRGVRLAEQIKSRGDLRRLHMVQAKRALDLGHYAESYNQYEKALQFTNENAPERPQVLREVATACLYLDKSQDALVYAERAVELQPDDPALRGTLGVILQSIGRPDDALPNLKAAILAPETNYDTLRALAAAYVDTKRYDNGLKTLETALELAKRADLPLEEARTLRDIGHLHLRERRHPEAIKAWTQAVDLYEGKNIYSQAARLLCDIAGARLQLGQTTRAYKDYEQALMLVNGADDITTRGVVLSNAAMVYVEKGDLETAEAFFTEAIQIAQKTHDAPAEATRRGNFGWFLLNTGRYERAQTALQFALELE comes from the coding sequence ATGAACTTAGTCGAACGAATTGCCAAGTGGGTCGGCGTGGATGTCACCGCCGTCAACCGACCTGAGCTGGTCGCGTTCCGCGAGACGATGGACGCGGCGCGGGCTTCCAAACGCGCCGAGGAATATGCCGAGGCGCTGGATGCATTCGAGCGGGCCGGTAAACTGTGCGAGCAGACCGGCGACGTCATGGCGTTATCGGTCGTCCGGCTGCACATGGCCGATATTTACACGCGGCTCGGCCAGTTCGAGGACGCGCAAATGTACATCAACCTGGTGCTGCGGAGCGGCGATGGCGTGTATCCCACCGCGCCGCGTGCGTATGCGAAAGTGGCGCTGGGGGTGCTGCAGCTGGCGCGCGGAGAACATGACGCTGCGCGCGATACGCTGGACGATGCCGCGGCGACCGCCCGCAAAGCGAAATCGCCGGGCGCGGAAGGCCGCGCGATGGGGTACCTGGCCGGGACGTATCTCCGCGACGGAAATGCGAGCTATGCCGCCCACCTGCTGCGCGAAGCGCTGCCCAAACTGAATATGGCCGGCGACCTCGAACTGAGCGCGCCGTTTATTACGATGCTGGCTGAGGCGCTGCTTGCGACCGGCGAAACCGTGGAGGCGGACACCCTGCTCTCGCGCGGGGTGCGCCTTGCCGAACAGATCAAGTCGCGCGGCGACCTGCGGCGGCTGCATATGGTGCAGGCCAAGCGCGCGCTCGACCTGGGCCACTATGCCGAAAGCTACAACCAGTACGAGAAAGCCCTGCAATTCACGAATGAGAATGCCCCCGAACGCCCGCAGGTGCTGCGCGAGGTGGCGACTGCCTGCCTGTACCTCGACAAGAGTCAGGACGCGCTGGTGTATGCGGAGCGGGCAGTAGAACTACAGCCTGACGATCCGGCCCTGCGGGGGACGCTGGGCGTGATCCTACAGTCGATTGGCCGGCCGGACGACGCGCTGCCGAACCTGAAGGCCGCGATCCTGGCGCCGGAGACGAACTACGACACGCTGCGCGCGCTGGCGGCAGCCTATGTGGACACCAAGCGGTATGACAACGGCCTCAAGACGCTGGAAACCGCGCTGGAACTGGCCAAACGTGCCGACCTGCCGCTGGAAGAAGCGCGAACCCTGCGCGACATCGGGCATTTGCACCTGCGCGAGCGGCGGCATCCAGAAGCGATCAAGGCCTGGACGCAGGCGGTTGACCTGTACGAAGGCAAGAATATCTATTCGCAGGCTGCACGGCTGTTGTGCGACATTGCCGGCGCCCGGCTGCAGCTTGGGCAGACAACCCGCGCCTACAAAGACTATGAGCAGGCGCTGATGCTGGTCAACGGCGCCGACGACATCACGACGCGGGGCGTGGTCCTGAGCAACGCGGCGATGGTCTACGTCGAAAAAGGCGACCTCGAAACCGCAGAGGCGTTCTTCACCGAGGCGATACAGATCGCGCAGAAGACGCACGATGCCCCGGCGGAGGCTACGCGGCGCGGCAACTTCGGCTGGTTCCTGCTGAATACCGGCCGCTATGAGCGCGCGCAGACGGCGCTGCAGTTCGCGCTGGAGCTGGAGTGA
- a CDS encoding tetratricopeptide repeat protein → MSARRRRCSSRWSWSERLNLRLQVAVQTGNLAQTASELGDDDAAAKLHLRALATADSVDAPRWQSTLRSSFAQWLTANGRTDEARLLGEEALKLAQAAHDAEAVSRATIEIARAQITTDAQGSAAGLAPLITTLRAQNNRRLLADALSVFSNLYAVLGKGDEARKLWEEARKLYTALEHPAKSLEPAWLTQPNA, encoded by the coding sequence ATGAGCGCGCGCAGACGGCGCTGCAGTTCGCGCTGGAGCTGGAGTGAACGGCTCAATCTGCGGCTGCAAGTGGCGGTGCAGACGGGCAACCTGGCCCAGACGGCGTCCGAACTTGGGGACGACGATGCCGCAGCCAAGCTGCATCTGCGGGCGCTGGCGACCGCCGACAGCGTCGATGCGCCGCGCTGGCAGTCGACGCTGCGCAGCAGCTTCGCGCAGTGGCTGACGGCGAACGGGCGAACAGACGAGGCGCGTTTGCTGGGCGAAGAGGCGCTGAAACTGGCGCAGGCCGCACACGACGCGGAAGCTGTGTCGCGGGCAACCATCGAGATCGCGCGCGCGCAGATAACGACCGACGCACAGGGTTCGGCCGCAGGGCTGGCGCCGCTCATCACTACACTGAGGGCGCAGAACAACCGGCGCCTGCTGGCCGACGCGCTGTCCGTCTTCAGCAATCTATACGCCGTGCTGGGCAAGGGCGACGAGGCGCGCAAATTGTGGGAGGAAGCGCGCAAGCTGTACACGGCGCTCGAACACCCGGCAAAATCGCTTGAACCCGCCTGGCTCACCCAACCCAACGCATAG
- a CDS encoding FtsQ-type POTRA domain-containing protein, which translates to MTASRSGRGARRNRTDREALVLRRDEAPESSAELDHGVRINAINWRFVSGLMVATLGLVAVMMLRADIFIVRGIAVNGTSYLDTREIFRYTGIADQHVLTVDPAAVQRALLEIPTIAEADISLGWPPDMVRIRIVEREPALLWNQNGVEAWVDIHGRVLTAPPEDRPGLLRVVTRGVEDPISINDRIPQDVVDGARQLQELVPNERRLRYDPFLGLGFRDDRGWEAWFGSGLDMPVKILVYQRMVEDLLARGVTPSVVNVANPDRPYCSGC; encoded by the coding sequence GTGACTGCATCCCGCTCCGGACGTGGCGCGCGCCGCAACCGTACCGACCGCGAGGCCCTCGTCCTGCGCCGCGACGAGGCGCCGGAAAGCAGCGCCGAACTTGACCACGGCGTGCGAATCAACGCGATCAACTGGCGCTTCGTGAGCGGACTCATGGTGGCAACGCTCGGCCTGGTCGCAGTGATGATGCTGCGGGCAGACATCTTTATCGTCCGCGGCATTGCGGTGAACGGCACCTCGTATCTCGATACGCGCGAAATCTTCCGCTATACCGGTATCGCCGACCAGCACGTGCTCACCGTCGACCCGGCGGCGGTTCAGCGCGCGCTGCTGGAAATCCCGACGATCGCTGAGGCGGACATCAGCCTGGGCTGGCCGCCGGATATGGTGCGCATCCGCATTGTCGAGCGCGAGCCGGCGCTGCTGTGGAACCAGAACGGCGTCGAGGCGTGGGTCGACATCCACGGGCGCGTGCTGACGGCGCCGCCAGAGGACCGCCCCGGGCTGCTGCGGGTGGTTACGCGCGGCGTCGAAGACCCGATCAGCATTAATGACCGAATTCCACAGGACGTGGTCGACGGCGCGCGGCAGCTTCAGGAACTGGTGCCGAACGAGCGCCGCCTGCGTTACGATCCGTTCCTCGGCCTCGGTTTCAGGGATGACCGCGGTTGGGAAGCCTGGTTCGGGTCGGGGCTGGATATGCCGGTCAAGATTCTGGTGTACCAGCGGATGGTCGAAGACCTGCTCGCGCGCGGGGTGACCCCAAGCGTGGTCAATGTTGCGAATCCGGACAGACCTTACTGTTCGGGATGTTAA
- the ftsA gene encoding cell division protein FtsA translates to MDNLVIGIDIGTHKVCTIVAQIKPEAAFVIGAGVEGTRGMKAGLVSDLDSLTRSISGSVYKAEQASGYTIKRAFVSLSGQHITSSNSRGAVGINGPRGVAPDDIDRAMQNARAIAIPHNREVLHVIPRHYVLDGHTRVRQPMGMHGFRLEVEANIVTASTPSVNNLEQAVEGAGVLVDRFIVSPLAAGDAVLTDDEREAGVVMIDIGAGTADMGVFVEGAVWHTHVVPIAGDLITSDISHWLQVPVELAELVKLQRGHCVPKRVSELETFLVEPFGEGLPIETKRRELADVVGARVEEIFEKCRDEIKRSGYDGLLRAGVVLTGGTSQLPGIQELAGQILGMPIRMAKPDKLTGLADMLKAPPYSTSVGLLRLGLMLDSVQTVVASGTPAAPTKLTGWVRGFFKRLLPDAEE, encoded by the coding sequence ATGGATAATCTGGTCATCGGAATCGACATCGGCACGCACAAGGTCTGCACGATCGTCGCGCAGATCAAGCCGGAAGCCGCATTCGTCATCGGCGCAGGCGTCGAAGGCACGCGCGGCATGAAAGCCGGACTCGTCAGCGACCTCGACTCCCTCACCCGCTCGATCTCCGGCTCCGTCTATAAGGCGGAGCAGGCGTCTGGCTATACCATTAAACGCGCATTCGTCAGCCTTTCCGGCCAGCATATCACCAGCAGCAACAGCCGCGGCGCCGTAGGAATTAACGGACCGCGCGGCGTGGCGCCGGACGACATCGACCGCGCCATGCAGAATGCGCGGGCCATCGCGATCCCGCATAACCGCGAAGTCCTACACGTGATTCCGCGCCATTACGTCCTCGACGGGCATACACGCGTGCGCCAGCCGATGGGCATGCACGGCTTCCGGCTGGAAGTCGAGGCGAACATCGTCACCGCGTCGACGCCCAGCGTCAACAACCTCGAACAAGCTGTCGAAGGGGCCGGCGTGCTGGTCGACCGCTTCATCGTCAGCCCGCTGGCCGCGGGTGACGCCGTGCTGACCGACGACGAGCGCGAGGCCGGCGTGGTGATGATCGACATCGGCGCAGGGACAGCCGACATGGGCGTCTTCGTCGAAGGCGCGGTCTGGCATACGCATGTTGTGCCGATCGCAGGCGACCTGATCACCAGCGACATATCCCACTGGCTGCAAGTCCCGGTCGAGCTGGCGGAACTGGTCAAGCTGCAGCGCGGCCACTGCGTCCCGAAGCGGGTCAGCGAACTCGAAACCTTCCTGGTCGAACCGTTCGGCGAAGGGCTGCCGATCGAGACCAAGCGGCGCGAACTGGCCGACGTGGTCGGGGCACGAGTCGAAGAAATCTTCGAAAAGTGCCGCGACGAGATCAAGCGCAGCGGTTACGATGGCCTGCTGCGGGCCGGAGTCGTCCTGACCGGCGGCACGTCGCAACTGCCCGGCATCCAGGAACTGGCCGGTCAAATCCTCGGCATGCCGATCAGAATGGCGAAACCGGACAAGCTGACCGGACTGGCGGACATGCTCAAGGCACCGCCCTATTCGACCAGTGTCGGACTGCTGCGGCTGGGCCTGATGCTGGACAGCGTGCAGACGGTGGTCGCCAGCGGGACGCCGGCGGCACCCACCAAGTTGACCGGATGGGTCCGCGGTTTCTTCAAACGACTGCTGCCTGACGCCGAAGAATAA
- a CDS encoding DinB family protein — MNRDSLVKHAAYTYWANHELVRCVETLTPEQFDHDFKYSMGTLRVQLAHIAGVEYWWFTYLSTGELDFFTDEDFASLDTIKAKWAKAEKIVSTYVASLTDEELQREVKPPFWKPESKPFKVWEAILQVFNHSTDHRAQSLYMLHQLGAPTFQQDYLFWGHPELVE, encoded by the coding sequence ATGAATCGCGATTCGCTGGTCAAGCACGCCGCGTACACCTATTGGGCCAATCACGAACTGGTCAGGTGCGTCGAGACGCTGACACCGGAACAGTTCGACCATGACTTCAAGTATTCGATGGGGACGCTGCGGGTGCAGCTCGCGCACATTGCCGGCGTGGAATACTGGTGGTTCACCTACCTGAGCACCGGGGAACTCGACTTCTTCACGGACGAGGATTTTGCCAGCCTCGACACGATTAAAGCGAAGTGGGCCAAGGCCGAGAAGATCGTCAGCACATATGTGGCGTCGCTAACCGACGAGGAACTCCAGCGAGAGGTCAAACCGCCGTTCTGGAAGCCGGAGTCGAAGCCGTTCAAGGTGTGGGAGGCGATCCTGCAGGTGTTTAACCACAGCACCGACCACCGCGCGCAATCGCTCTACATGCTGCACCAGCTCGGCGCGCCGACGTTCCAGCAGGACTATCTGTTCTGGGGCCACCCGGAGCTCGTCGAGTAG
- the minC gene encoding septum site-determining protein MinC — translation MSDAKFEIKGVRDGLLIIMREDSEWQSVITDLTERIDKQASFFTGAKITVNLGSRPVPKYALGSLKAAMERRHLALAQVLTDSPTTKDAAEALDLRTAPATVTAEPDDLSQTQRYHTQPFRPEEDSTPGMLFARTLRSGRIVRSDGHVVVIGDVNPGAEIIAAGDVVVWGVLRGMVHAGAMGNTRATVCALEMAPTQLRIADRYSVTPKDKGRWRRKQPEIARIDGEFIIVEAWQRTARKE, via the coding sequence ATGAGCGACGCGAAATTCGAAATCAAAGGCGTCCGCGACGGGCTGCTGATCATCATGCGCGAAGACTCGGAATGGCAGTCGGTCATCACCGATCTGACGGAGCGCATCGACAAGCAGGCCAGCTTCTTCACGGGGGCCAAGATCACGGTCAACCTCGGGTCGCGGCCGGTGCCGAAGTACGCGCTGGGGTCGCTGAAGGCCGCGATGGAACGCCGTCACCTGGCGCTGGCGCAGGTGCTGACTGACAGCCCGACGACCAAAGACGCAGCGGAGGCACTCGACTTGCGAACGGCGCCGGCGACCGTCACGGCAGAACCGGACGACCTGAGCCAGACGCAGCGCTATCACACGCAGCCGTTCAGACCGGAAGAAGATTCGACACCTGGCATGTTGTTCGCACGCACGCTGCGTTCCGGGCGGATTGTGCGCAGCGACGGCCATGTGGTCGTGATCGGCGATGTCAACCCGGGCGCGGAAATCATCGCGGCAGGGGACGTGGTGGTGTGGGGCGTCCTGCGCGGCATGGTACATGCCGGAGCGATGGGCAACACCCGCGCGACGGTCTGCGCGCTGGAAATGGCGCCGACCCAACTACGAATCGCCGACCGCTACAGCGTCACGCCCAAAGACAAGGGACGCTGGCGGCGGAAGCAGCCGGAGATCGCGCGAATCGACGGCGAATTTATCATTGTTGAAGCGTGGCAGCGCACCGCGCGAAAGGAATAA
- the minD gene encoding septum site-determining protein MinD codes for MGGRVVTITSGKGGVGKTTTTANLGIALARLGKKVVVIDADIGLRNLDIVMGLENRIVYDLVDIVEGRAKVKQAMIKHKQFPDLYMIPAAQTRDKSAVSPADMVQLCNELRKDFDFVMIDSPAGIERGFRNAMAPADDILIVTNPEVSAVRDADRVIGLIEAENKGPARLILNRVKIDLVRKGEMLSADDVTDILAVKLIGIVPDDEGVVSASNSGNPVTLSETSRSGQAFRNIARRLCGEDVPFMQLESNTNLFGRISRLFGGR; via the coding sequence ATGGGCGGCAGAGTAGTCACCATCACATCGGGGAAAGGCGGCGTCGGCAAGACGACCACGACCGCGAATCTGGGAATCGCCCTGGCGCGGTTGGGCAAAAAGGTGGTCGTGATCGACGCAGACATCGGCCTGCGCAACCTCGACATCGTGATGGGCCTCGAAAATCGCATCGTCTATGACCTGGTGGACATCGTCGAAGGACGCGCCAAGGTCAAGCAGGCGATGATTAAGCACAAGCAGTTCCCGGATCTGTACATGATCCCGGCGGCGCAGACCCGCGACAAGAGCGCGGTCAGCCCAGCAGACATGGTGCAATTGTGCAACGAACTGCGCAAGGATTTCGACTTCGTCATGATCGACTCCCCTGCCGGGATCGAGCGCGGCTTCCGGAATGCGATGGCGCCGGCGGACGATATCCTGATCGTGACAAACCCGGAAGTCTCGGCGGTGCGCGATGCCGACCGCGTGATCGGGCTGATCGAGGCTGAGAATAAAGGTCCTGCGCGGTTAATCCTGAATCGCGTTAAGATTGACCTGGTCCGCAAGGGCGAAATGCTGTCGGCGGACGACGTTACCGACATCCTGGCCGTCAAGCTGATCGGGATCGTGCCGGATGACGAAGGGGTTGTGTCGGCATCCAACAGCGGCAACCCGGTCACGTTGAGCGAGACCTCGCGCTCCGGGCAGGCATTCCGCAATATCGCGCGGCGCCTGTGCGGGGAAGACGTGCCGTTTATGCAGCTGGAGTCGAATACCAATCTGTTCGGGCGAATCAGCCGGTTGTTCGGTGGGCGCTAA
- the minE gene encoding cell division topological specificity factor MinE has product MTSIFGRLFGRGKEESSAAAAKRRLQFVLVHDRINLPPDIMTAMKEEILQVISKYVQVAGDAIDIALQPRDGEVNLLIAEIPFAKTLPNKPTIEPDDDDLEEDGPVA; this is encoded by the coding sequence ATGACGAGCATCTTCGGGCGCCTTTTCGGACGGGGAAAAGAAGAGTCCAGCGCGGCGGCAGCCAAACGCCGCCTGCAGTTCGTGCTGGTGCATGACCGGATCAACCTGCCGCCGGACATCATGACGGCGATGAAAGAGGAAATCCTGCAGGTCATCTCAAAGTACGTTCAGGTGGCCGGCGACGCCATCGATATCGCGCTGCAGCCACGCGACGGTGAGGTGAACCTGCTGATTGCCGAAATCCCGTTTGCCAAGACCCTCCCCAACAAGCCGACGATTGAACCGGACGACGACGATCTGGAAGAAGACGGGCCGGTGGCCTGA
- a CDS encoding rod shape-determining protein RodA — MRTPSFWRNFDYTLFFAVATLIVFGLLMIRSATFDAIDPELQTRVSDQVLYAVIGVGLMFGLAAVDYRMLGGLSLWLYLIMCILLVLVLALGVVGDAGAQRWINLGIRIQPSEIGKIFIIITLGTYLQKRHTEIGNLRVLGGSILHLAIPAGLVFIQPNLGTTIVFGVIWFALVWSAGLRIKHIMTFVLVFLVAAPVLYSQMKPYQQSRITTFLNPEGDPQAFYNIRQAVISIGSGGLLGKGYAAPSGQNRLRFLRVRHTDFIFSVIAEEFGMVGGFAVIAVIGVVIMRILRGARLASDPLGSMICYGVASIIFFQTFVSVGMNLQMLPVTGLTLPFVSSGGTSLLSLMMGIGLAESVIIRRRRV; from the coding sequence ATGCGTACCCCCTCATTCTGGCGCAATTTCGACTACACCCTGTTCTTTGCCGTGGCGACGCTGATCGTATTCGGCCTTCTGATGATTCGCAGCGCCACCTTCGACGCGATCGACCCGGAGCTGCAAACGCGCGTATCGGACCAGGTGCTGTATGCCGTGATCGGCGTGGGACTGATGTTCGGCCTGGCGGCAGTCGATTACCGGATGCTGGGCGGCCTTTCGCTGTGGCTGTACCTGATCATGTGCATCCTGCTGGTGCTGGTGCTGGCGCTAGGCGTGGTCGGCGACGCCGGTGCGCAGCGCTGGATTAACCTGGGTATCCGGATTCAACCGTCCGAAATCGGCAAAATCTTCATCATCATCACGCTCGGCACTTACCTGCAGAAGCGGCACACCGAGATCGGCAACCTGCGGGTGCTGGGAGGTTCGATCCTGCACCTGGCGATTCCGGCCGGTCTAGTGTTCATCCAGCCGAACCTGGGGACGACGATCGTATTCGGCGTGATCTGGTTCGCGCTGGTCTGGTCGGCCGGGCTGAGAATCAAGCACATCATGACGTTCGTACTGGTGTTTCTGGTCGCGGCGCCGGTATTGTACTCGCAGATGAAGCCGTACCAGCAGAGCCGTATCACGACGTTTCTGAACCCGGAAGGCGATCCGCAGGCGTTCTATAACATCCGGCAGGCCGTGATCAGCATCGGGTCGGGTGGGCTGCTCGGAAAAGGTTATGCCGCGCCCAGCGGCCAGAACCGGCTGCGCTTCCTGCGCGTACGGCATACCGACTTTATTTTCAGCGTGATTGCCGAGGAATTCGGGATGGTTGGCGGATTCGCGGTGATTGCGGTGATCGGCGTGGTGATTATGCGGATCCTGCGCGGGGCGCGGCTGGCGTCCGATCCGCTGGGAAGCATGATCTGCTACGGCGTGGCGTCGATTATCTTCTTCCAGACGTTCGTCAGCGTGGGGATGAACCTGCAGATGCTTCCGGTGACCGGATTGACTCTGCCGTTTGTTAGCTCCGGTGGTACTTCTTTATTATCCCTTATGATGGGTATCGGATTGGCGGAGTCGGTGATTATCCGGCGGCGGCGGGTCTGA
- a CDS encoding glutamate--tRNA ligase: MTNKIVRTRFAPSPTGSLHIGGLRTALWSWMFARHHKGQFILRVEDTDQKRFDPNALKTLIEALHWVGIDWDEGPEVGGPYGPYVQSERLALYQEQAQWLIDHGHAYKCYCSSARLEQVNKDKQAAKLPPGYDRRCRFASPEELTQLAAECEAEGRKPVIRLKMPREGQTVLNDLVRGEVTFDNDETQDAVLLKADGFPTYHLAVIVDDHFMQISHVVRAVEWLPSAPLHVQLWKAFGWEMPEFAHVPVMLNPNGKGKMSKRNPPRDAKGNIIPVMVHDYIAGGYLPEAVANFLAGISWTYGEDQEIFSMEDAIARFEDFSRISPSNAALPAEKLEWINGVYIREKLTPDQLAERLRAPLEAAGLVVDEALLKKVAPLVQTRMKTLNDVVAMAGFFFRPEFAPPTPADVIQKKMDAASTRRALEASVTVARSVEPFTAARLLEVFTELGQELGMSNSQMFGVLRVAVSGQTVSTPTFETMEILGRENSISRIETVIALL, encoded by the coding sequence GTGACCAACAAGATCGTTCGCACCCGCTTCGCCCCCAGCCCGACCGGCTCGCTGCACATCGGCGGCCTGAGAACGGCGCTGTGGAGCTGGATGTTTGCACGCCACCATAAAGGACAGTTCATCCTGCGCGTGGAAGACACCGACCAGAAGCGCTTCGATCCGAACGCGCTCAAGACGCTGATCGAAGCGCTGCACTGGGTCGGAATCGACTGGGACGAGGGGCCGGAAGTCGGCGGGCCGTATGGGCCGTATGTGCAAAGCGAACGGCTGGCGCTGTACCAGGAACAGGCGCAGTGGCTAATCGACCACGGACATGCCTACAAGTGCTACTGCTCTTCGGCGCGGCTGGAGCAGGTCAACAAGGACAAGCAGGCCGCGAAACTGCCGCCGGGCTATGACCGGCGCTGCCGATTTGCCTCACCGGAGGAACTGACACAGCTCGCGGCGGAGTGCGAGGCCGAGGGACGCAAGCCCGTGATCCGGCTGAAGATGCCGCGCGAAGGCCAGACCGTGCTCAACGACCTGGTGCGCGGCGAAGTCACATTCGACAACGACGAAACGCAGGATGCCGTGCTGCTCAAGGCTGACGGCTTCCCGACCTACCATCTGGCGGTGATCGTCGACGATCACTTCATGCAAATCTCACACGTCGTCCGCGCGGTCGAATGGCTGCCGTCGGCGCCGCTGCACGTACAGTTATGGAAGGCGTTCGGCTGGGAGATGCCGGAATTCGCGCATGTGCCGGTCATGCTCAATCCCAACGGCAAGGGCAAAATGAGCAAGCGCAATCCGCCGCGTGACGCTAAAGGCAACATCATTCCGGTAATGGTACATGACTACATTGCCGGCGGCTACCTGCCGGAAGCGGTCGCGAACTTTCTGGCCGGTATTAGCTGGACGTACGGCGAAGACCAGGAAATCTTCAGCATGGAAGACGCCATCGCGCGGTTTGAGGATTTCTCGCGCATCAGCCCGTCGAATGCGGCGCTGCCGGCCGAAAAGCTCGAATGGATCAACGGCGTGTACATCCGGGAGAAGCTGACGCCCGACCAACTGGCCGAACGCCTGCGCGCACCGCTGGAGGCGGCCGGGCTGGTTGTGGACGAGGCGCTGCTGAAGAAGGTCGCCCCGCTGGTGCAGACGCGCATGAAGACGCTCAACGACGTAGTGGCGATGGCGGGGTTCTTCTTCAGGCCGGAATTTGCGCCACCGACACCGGCGGATGTCATCCAGAAGAAGATGGATGCCGCATCGACCCGGCGCGCGCTGGAGGCTTCGGTGACGGTGGCACGCAGTGTCGAGCCGTTCACGGCGGCGCGCCTGCTGGAAGTCTTCACCGAGCTCGGCCAGGAACTTGGTATGAGCAATTCGCAGATGTTCGGCGTGCTGCGGGTTGCGGTCAGCGGCCAGACTGTCTCGACGCCGACTTTCGAAACGATGGAGATTCTGGGGCGCGAGAACAGCATTTCGCGGATCGAAACCGTGATCGCGTTGCTGTAG
- a CDS encoding M1 family metallopeptidase: protein MRKAIVYLLVLLVFNGALAQTAGTPGIGDDFYPELGNGGYDVQLYRIQLDVSDDLSSIVGATTLEIVATQDLSAFNLDFLGMTIDSIEIDEQSAQYRREGRELTVTPAAALTTGSVYSVRVAYHGTPGTDEDGDSLQFNNGWFKYDTGVLVASEPDGSAVWFPANDHPLDKAKFQFVISVPAPFVVAANGTLSGTTLVGDRTTYTWEMNYPMATYLATVNIQTFEERTDMTASGVKIRNYFPAAIADEGEATFARQADMIDYFETVFGPYPFDVYGVVVADIGLGFALETQTLSLFGKNIVVNGTSASGIPAESIIAHELAHQWFGNSLTPATWRDLWLNEGFASYAQVLWVEHEEGAARANELLVSFYAQIRNPLLIAQGVSAPGTPPPERLFNTSVYLRGAWVLHALRLQIGDAAFFKLLRTYADTFQYGNVKTLDFIGMAVAISGDPTATSLLNAWIYEAGVPDVPQMNLFGTNQIVTCGLHTTSLHSRL from the coding sequence ATGCGTAAGGCGATTGTTTACCTGTTGGTTCTGCTCGTTTTCAACGGCGCACTGGCGCAGACGGCAGGAACGCCCGGGATCGGCGATGATTTTTATCCTGAGCTGGGCAACGGCGGCTACGATGTCCAGCTTTACCGGATTCAGCTCGATGTGAGCGACGACCTGAGCAGCATCGTCGGCGCGACGACGCTGGAGATCGTGGCGACGCAGGACCTGAGCGCGTTCAACCTCGATTTCCTGGGCATGACGATCGACAGTATCGAGATCGACGAGCAGAGCGCCCAATACCGCCGTGAAGGACGTGAGCTGACCGTGACACCGGCAGCCGCGCTGACCACCGGCAGCGTGTATTCCGTGCGCGTGGCATACCACGGCACGCCCGGTACGGATGAGGACGGCGACAGCCTGCAGTTCAATAACGGCTGGTTCAAATATGATACCGGCGTGCTGGTCGCCAGCGAGCCAGACGGCTCGGCGGTGTGGTTCCCGGCGAACGATCACCCGCTGGACAAGGCCAAATTCCAGTTCGTCATCTCGGTGCCGGCGCCGTTCGTGGTGGCGGCCAACGGCACGCTGTCCGGCACGACGCTGGTAGGCGACCGCACGACCTACACGTGGGAGATGAATTACCCGATGGCGACCTATCTGGCGACGGTCAACATCCAGACGTTCGAAGAACGCACCGACATGACTGCCTCAGGCGTCAAGATCCGTAATTACTTCCCGGCAGCGATTGCCGATGAAGGCGAGGCGACCTTTGCCCGACAGGCGGATATGATCGACTATTTCGAGACCGTATTCGGGCCATACCCGTTTGATGTTTACGGCGTGGTCGTGGCCGATATCGGGCTGGGATTCGCGCTGGAGACGCAGACGCTCTCGCTCTTCGGCAAGAACATCGTAGTAAACGGGACATCGGCATCGGGAATCCCGGCGGAGAGCATCATCGCACACGAGCTGGCGCATCAATGGTTCGGTAACAGCCTGACGCCGGCCACCTGGCGCGATCTGTGGCTGAACGAGGGGTTTGCCAGCTACGCGCAGGTGCTGTGGGTTGAACACGAGGAGGGCGCGGCGCGGGCAAACGAACTGCTGGTGAGCTTTTACGCGCAAATCCGCAATCCGCTGCTGATCGCGCAGGGGGTGTCGGCACCCGGCACCCCCCCGCCGGAACGGCTGTTCAACACGTCAGTGTATCTGCGCGGCGCATGGGTGCTGCACGCCCTGCGCCTGCAGATCGGAGATGCGGCGTTCTTCAAACTGCTGCGCACCTACGCCGACACGTTCCAGTACGGCAACGTGAAGACGCTGGATTTCATCGGTATGGCGGTCGCGATCAGCGGCGATCCCACGGCTACGAGCCTGCTCAACGCCTGGATCTATGAAGCAGGTGTGCCGGACGTGCCGCAGATGAACCTATTCGGCACAAACCAAATCGTAACTTGCGGCCTCCATACAACATCCTTACACTCTAGACTATAA